TCAAATGGCCTGCTTTAACACTCCTTGCTATCTACCTAATTAAAGCCTAGCATCTAGTTAAGAATCAGGTTAATTGCGATGGTTGTTCTTATAAAACGTCCTTACCAATGACACTACAATATTTTCCGGACCTGATTGTAGATAAGGATTTTTAATAAAAGGGAGCTCTTCCTGTAAGCCAGTTATTTCATTTTCCGTTAAAGTCCGGTAACCCATCAGCCAATCAGGGAAAGACCTCTTTTCTATCTGTCCGCTGTATAATTTGGTCACCTGTTTGTGCCTAGAGTCTCTAAGAATTGTTTGATAGAGCGCATTAACTTTCTCTTGTTTGCCTTCCAGAACTTGAATGATACTGCCATTACAGTATAGTAGAATTCCCGTAATCCCTAGTGATCGGTTGTTTTCCTGGCTTTTGATAGCCAGGGAAGAAAGGTCACTAGCAGACAGGTCATTTGAAGAGCTAAGATAAATTAGGCAAAATTCCATCGCTGAGAGTAAAATTGATATAGGATTTCCGATTAGATGAAAATATCATGCCAACAGCATAGTAGTCCAGCAATCATCACTCTCTACTGCCCATTGTCCGCAAAAGAAAGTGGTACACTTCTATGTCAAGAGAGTTTCTTTGGATTGTTGTAAATTGTATTCTTTCAAACAATCTGGGTTATCGTAAGTTCGGCAACAATTTTATTTCGTCCATCCCACCCTTTTCTTCCATTCTTCAAAATCCTGTTTCTTCTTTTGAGAATCTTGGGGTGGGGATTGATTTTCTCTATTTGCCAAAGTGCTCATGATTTGAGTCTGTTCTTCTAACGAATTTAGACCGACCGATTTTCTTCTTTGATTTACCATTACATAATCTTCCAAAGGGTTGGGACTCAATTTCCCATTTTCATCCCAGTCAAATTGAGTACCATAGAGCTGCGGTCTTCCTTCTAAAACCGCTATCCGGTCGGTCAGGTACGCTAAGTTTTTTGGATCTGCTTTGTTTTCATAAACTGCATTTTCCATAAGGATCATGCACTTCTTCATAAAGC
The nucleotide sequence above comes from Dyadobacter subterraneus. Encoded proteins:
- a CDS encoding BLUF domain-containing protein, with the protein product MEFCLIYLSSSNDLSASDLSSLAIKSQENNRSLGITGILLYCNGSIIQVLEGKQEKVNALYQTILRDSRHKQVTKLYSGQIEKRSFPDWLMGYRTLTENEITGLQEELPFIKNPYLQSGPENIVVSLVRTFYKNNHRN
- a CDS encoding DUF6624 domain-containing protein: MNFNDIADKIIGLKTRDLQLRTKLMEEGKLSDGYDKAMEKLHNSNAEKLDEIINNIGYPTIDKVGKEASEAAWLVIQHAIGQPSFMKKCMILMENAVYENKADPKNLAYLTDRIAVLEGRPQLYGTQFDWDENGKLSPNPLEDYVMVNQRRKSVGLNSLEEQTQIMSTLANRENQSPPQDSQKKKQDFEEWKKRVGWTK